The Clostridiales bacterium genome includes the window TTAATTAAGCCGACAATCATTGATGTTTCCAAGATAGAGCCTTCGGCGACCAAGTTCAAGCAAAACGACAAACTATATGTCAAAGAGCTTAATAAGGATAATGTTTCGGATAATGTTACCAAAGCCGAAGACTTGACAATAACCAGAACATTATACGGGACTAACGGCAACGCCATATCGGTTGACCGCGATGACAAAAACCAAGAATATTATACTCTTAAAGACGCAGGAACTTATACTTTGACATACACGGTAAAAGACGAAGCGGGCAATGTTTACACCAAAGAGTTTAAAATAACCGTGACAGGCGAAGGAAAAACCCCGTTCAATTATCAGATACTGTCAACGGTATTGATTATAACCGCTGTAGTATTAATCGTCGGCGTTGGAGTATATTTCTTCAGGTTCAGAAAAATAAAAGAAAGCTAATTTTAAAACTCAAAACAAAAACTATAAAGGGCTGGATTTTTTCAGCCCTTTTTTATAATTGTGACCAAAACTTCTAACTGCGAGTTTAGACTAAGACTGTTAAGATGTGATATAATGTAATTTATACTAAAGACTATACAGGTGCGCTATGTATGACATTGCAATAATCGGAGCAGGGGTAATCGGATGTTCAATCGCCAAAGAATTAGCCGAGTATGATATAAAGCTTGCCGTTTTAGAACAAAATATAGATGTCGCGATGGCGGCGACAGGCGCGAACAGCGGAATCTTGCACGCGGGACATGACTGCGAAACTGGGACATTAATGGCCCGTTTTAATGTTGAAGGCAATCTGATGTTTGACCAGATATGTCAAGACTTGGATGTTCCTTATAAGCGTTGCGGGTCTTTGGTTTTGGCCTTTAGTCAAGAAGAAATCAACAAAATAGAAATTTTAAAAACAAGAGGCATTAATAACGGCCTTAAGGAAATAAAGATTATCAAAAAAGACAAGATATATAAGCTAGAATCCAACATCAATCAAGGCGTTATCGCGGCGTTGTGGACGCCCACAGCGGGAATAATCAACCCTTACGAGCTAAATGTGGCACTTATGGAAATATCCAAAGCCAACGGCGCGGAGTATTTATTTCAGTTTTGCGTGGACGATATTAAGATTATACATTCCGATAAAGAACAATATTTTGAGGTTTTTTCTTCAAAAGGCGACAAAATCAAAGCGCGAAGCATTATAAACTGCGCGGGAGTTTATGCCGACAAAATCGCCTCATTGGTAGGCGACAACAGTTTTTCAATAACCGCCCGAAGAGGCGAATATATTATTTTTGACCGTCCTTCTCCCGTAAACCGCCCTGTTTTCCAGGTGCCCACCAAAATGGGTAAGGGCGTTTTAGTTTCGCCTACCGTGGACGGCAATTTTTTTATTGGCCCGTCGGCGCAAGACATAGAGGATAAATCCGACAAATCGGTTACTTTAGAAGGCATGCGGGCGATAAAAGCGGCGGCCGCCAAAACCATGAAAGATTTGCCTTATAACCGTCAGATTAGCATATTTTCTGGGCTTAGGGCCATACCCAGCGTCCAAGATTTTGTCATTGGAGAGGCTATCCCCAATTTTTATAACGCTGCGGGCATTTGTTCCCCGGGACTTACGGGCGCGCCCGCCATAGCCAGATATTTATGTCGGGAAATTTGCCAAAAAT containing:
- a CDS encoding NAD(P)/FAD-dependent oxidoreductase, with amino-acid sequence MYDIAIIGAGVIGCSIAKELAEYDIKLAVLEQNIDVAMAATGANSGILHAGHDCETGTLMARFNVEGNLMFDQICQDLDVPYKRCGSLVLAFSQEEINKIEILKTRGINNGLKEIKIIKKDKIYKLESNINQGVIAALWTPTAGIINPYELNVALMEISKANGAEYLFQFCVDDIKIIHSDKEQYFEVFSSKGDKIKARSIINCAGVYADKIASLVGDNSFSITARRGEYIIFDRPSPVNRPVFQVPTKMGKGVLVSPTVDGNFFIGPSAQDIEDKSDKSVTLEGMRAIKAAAAKTMKDLPYNRQISIFSGLRAIPSVQDFVIGEAIPNFYNAAGICSPGLTGAPAIARYLCREICQKYGFKKKKSFVTKRQRIINFKSASNQQKVELIKKDKRYSNVICRCEVITEAEIAEAIRRGATTVDGVKRRTRATMGRCQGSFCMPKILEIMSKELNIKMQDITKFGGNSYIISSDIRGEGYDKKS